One window of the Rhipicephalus sanguineus isolate Rsan-2018 chromosome 4, BIME_Rsan_1.4, whole genome shotgun sequence genome contains the following:
- the LOC119391436 gene encoding uncharacterized protein LOC119391436 translates to MIMGLSQLFPQLGVTYGGITSKGQTSRDLHGSKCTTATAYARTTSPKVPSQILPKHGSCGRLFPLLQWKWDPRSTKDPPWKKPRLLRLKNTLAKRASPRLQIPARHRFTPNPQCLDHLAFPRVDVRMSVRRARKHPARINQLPHHLTEAQRERCIHRRPQPSSSD, encoded by the exons ATGATCATGGGGCTCTCGCAGCTGTTTCCCCAGCTTG GTGTGACGTATGGCGGAATTACATCAAAAGGGCAGACCTCGAGGGACTTACACGGGAGCAAATGTACAACGGCTACCGCCTATGCTCGGACCACTTCGCCGAAAGTGCCTTCGCAAATCCTGCCAAAACACGGCTCTTGTGGACGGCTGTTCCCACTGTTGCAGTGGAAGTGGGATCCCCGATCGACGAAG GACCCTCCCTGGAAGAAGCCACGGCTGCTGCGGCTCAAGAACACCCTCGCCAAAAGAGCATCGCCCAGATTGCAG ATTCCAGCCAGACACCGGTTCACCCCGAATCCCCAATGCCTGGACCATCTGGCCTTTCCACGTGTGGACGTGCGGATGAGTGTGCGCCGTGCCCGGAAACATCCGGCCAGGATAAACCAA CTTCCACACCATCTCACCGAGGCCCAAAGAGAAAGGTGTATTCACCGAAGACCGCAGCCGTCATCAAGCGACTAA